In a genomic window of Micrococcaceae bacterium Sec5.7:
- a CDS encoding DUF4192 domain-containing protein, translated as MPSSLTVKSSADLLAFVPIQLGFWPADSLVVMSIQDKHLGATLRTDLPSTGGDLLAFAHTIAEMISADKDATGYVAALYSNDSPDGAYDPHFRTLMNCLAFALPHELTGVFLVQSERVYALDSDETFPVSDIKASPVALELAFRGRGYAQTSEVHIPAAPPASERETETYSALLDAFRSAPPLKAQELVRNVWRDSIQQETLSESQLKGMLSTLQDKLFRDIALGNAFSPDPIPVDDHKHLVNYLMGSKEVQPDWKRIDATERALNQMLPLAPNAYRPAPLTALALIQWQKGKASAATSYLKAALEIDPGFRLAVLLDELFRRGTICDWATSRSTAYTPS; from the coding sequence ATGCCCTCCTCACTTACGGTGAAAAGCTCTGCCGATCTCCTGGCTTTCGTGCCCATCCAGCTCGGCTTCTGGCCAGCTGATTCCCTCGTTGTCATGTCCATTCAGGACAAGCACCTTGGGGCTACGCTCCGCACGGATCTCCCCTCTACAGGGGGTGACCTCCTGGCCTTTGCGCACACTATTGCGGAGATGATCTCGGCCGATAAGGATGCCACCGGCTACGTAGCTGCCCTGTACTCCAATGACAGCCCGGATGGTGCTTACGATCCCCACTTCCGGACCCTCATGAATTGCCTTGCATTTGCGCTTCCCCACGAGCTGACAGGGGTCTTTTTGGTTCAATCCGAACGGGTCTACGCTCTGGACAGTGACGAAACCTTCCCGGTCTCTGACATCAAGGCCAGCCCTGTGGCTTTGGAGCTGGCTTTTCGTGGCCGCGGTTACGCGCAGACCTCGGAGGTCCACATCCCCGCGGCTCCGCCAGCTTCAGAACGGGAAACCGAAACGTACTCCGCACTGTTGGACGCGTTCCGGAGCGCACCCCCACTCAAGGCGCAAGAGCTGGTCCGTAACGTCTGGCGGGACAGCATCCAGCAGGAGACCTTGAGCGAAAGCCAGCTCAAGGGCATGCTCTCGACCCTTCAGGACAAGCTATTCCGCGATATCGCTCTCGGGAACGCATTCAGCCCTGACCCCATCCCCGTCGACGATCACAAGCACCTCGTCAACTACCTAATGGGATCCAAAGAGGTCCAGCCCGACTGGAAGCGGATAGACGCGACAGAACGAGCCCTCAACCAGATGCTCCCGTTGGCGCCGAACGCGTACCGTCCGGCCCCTCTGACAGCATTGGCCCTGATCCAGTGGCAGAAGGGCAAGGCCTCGGCAGCGACTTCCTACCTCAAGGCAGCGCTGGAAATCGACCCCGGCTTCCGTCTGGCTGTTTTACTGGACGAACTCTTTAGGCGGGGCACCATCTGCGACTGGGCCACCTCGAGGTCCACCGCCTACACCCCGTCCTAA
- a CDS encoding DNA polymerase III subunit beta — translation MATTTLEKTAVPTNAVATGAEWLAAIAAIAPSISARPATPLMSYAKVFSEGSKLYLQGYDWEVSATTEIAEDCAPIEPFLVPYKWLTTTLKTLLGKDKASLVGLGVESGKVVLRCDGYEIPVEGSSVADYPNIPATGRVFAEVDSAKLKPAMARVATTASPDHTLPILTGLQVDAHGAGLDICATDRYRLAYDHVSASVQHDRKFLVGAKTWAAVARNVSGGNLMFTDVPTNEYAIGIITGKTVYTVVEIQGDYPKIRSLIGEGHSTVVELDRAKLLAITTVAAKLTERNLPVRLTISSTGAMVVADPDAKSPLAAANWVAGPYSDGWVVSFNPAYLLDAIKAFTTDMIRFSQQTLPKPAVFTEAGVAAEDNEAFRHMIMPVRLPA, via the coding sequence ATGGCTACAACAACTCTTGAAAAAACCGCCGTTCCCACCAATGCCGTTGCCACCGGCGCCGAATGGCTGGCAGCCATCGCCGCAATAGCACCCTCGATCTCCGCGAGGCCGGCCACTCCTTTGATGTCATACGCCAAGGTATTCAGCGAAGGGTCCAAGCTCTATCTCCAGGGATACGACTGGGAAGTATCCGCCACCACCGAGATCGCTGAGGACTGCGCACCGATAGAACCGTTCCTGGTCCCCTACAAGTGGCTCACAACCACCCTGAAAACCCTGCTGGGCAAAGACAAGGCTTCACTGGTCGGCCTGGGAGTCGAGTCCGGCAAGGTGGTGCTTCGGTGCGACGGCTACGAGATTCCTGTCGAAGGATCCTCAGTTGCTGACTACCCGAACATTCCGGCCACTGGCCGGGTTTTCGCTGAAGTGGACTCCGCCAAGCTCAAGCCAGCCATGGCACGAGTGGCGACCACCGCATCCCCGGATCACACCCTGCCCATCCTGACCGGGCTGCAGGTGGACGCACATGGGGCTGGCCTGGACATCTGCGCCACTGACCGATACCGGCTTGCCTATGACCACGTTTCAGCTTCGGTGCAGCACGACCGCAAGTTCCTGGTCGGCGCCAAAACCTGGGCTGCAGTGGCTAGGAACGTGTCGGGCGGGAATCTGATGTTCACCGACGTTCCCACGAACGAATACGCCATCGGCATCATCACTGGAAAGACCGTCTACACGGTGGTGGAAATTCAGGGCGACTACCCGAAAATACGCAGTCTCATCGGCGAAGGCCACTCCACCGTAGTGGAGCTGGACCGCGCTAAGCTGCTGGCCATCACCACGGTCGCAGCGAAGCTGACCGAGCGCAACCTCCCTGTCCGGCTGACCATCAGCTCCACAGGTGCCATGGTTGTCGCCGACCCGGATGCCAAGTCACCGCTCGCTGCAGCGAACTGGGTGGCCGGACCCTACTCCGATGGCTGGGTTGTCTCGTTCAACCCCGCCTACCTGCTCGACGCGATCAAGGCGTTCACCACGGACATGATCCGCTTCTCCCAGCAGACCCTGCCCAAGCCCGCCGTATTCACCGAGGCCGGGGTGGCCGCTGAGGACAACGAAGCGTTCCGCCACATGATCATGCCAGTCCGACTGCCGGCCTGA
- the dprA gene encoding DNA-processing protein DprA, giving the protein MNEDRIARAALTRLFEPGDTVGLALVAKHGPHAALRIAIGARPCFPFGDITAEQLSHGLDRWNQRFRDLSPEEDLATIERLGGGFLTPDDEHWPTALNDLPDAPLGLWYRGNLTGEIPAPSRSVALVGSRDSTSYGASVTGDLAYTLAQRGICVISGLAYGIDAHAHRAALAGSHGGGPATIAVLAGGLDRDYPSGNADLAAAIRANGLTISELPPGSAPTRYRFLARNRIIAALAGVTCVVEARWRSGALNTAHHAETIARHVAAVPGSVHSANSAGCHRLLKEGSAVLVSDAAEITELLAS; this is encoded by the coding sequence ATGAATGAAGACCGCATCGCCCGCGCAGCCCTCACCCGCCTCTTCGAGCCCGGCGACACCGTCGGACTGGCCCTCGTTGCCAAGCACGGCCCCCACGCCGCGCTGCGCATCGCCATCGGAGCCCGCCCATGCTTCCCTTTCGGCGACATCACGGCCGAGCAGCTTTCACACGGTCTTGACCGCTGGAACCAACGCTTCCGCGACCTCTCCCCCGAAGAGGACCTGGCCACCATCGAACGACTCGGCGGGGGATTCCTCACCCCCGACGACGAGCACTGGCCCACCGCACTCAATGACCTCCCGGACGCTCCCCTGGGCCTCTGGTACAGGGGAAACTTGACCGGCGAGATCCCCGCCCCCAGCCGAAGCGTGGCCCTCGTCGGCTCACGCGACAGCACCAGCTACGGCGCATCCGTCACCGGAGACCTGGCCTACACGCTGGCGCAGCGCGGAATCTGTGTCATCTCAGGCCTCGCCTACGGCATCGACGCCCACGCCCACCGTGCCGCGCTGGCCGGAAGCCACGGCGGAGGCCCCGCGACCATCGCTGTACTGGCCGGAGGCCTTGACCGGGACTACCCGTCAGGGAACGCCGACCTTGCGGCCGCGATCCGCGCCAACGGGCTCACGATCTCAGAACTGCCCCCAGGATCCGCCCCCACGCGCTACCGCTTCCTGGCCCGGAACCGCATAATCGCAGCCCTCGCAGGCGTGACCTGCGTTGTGGAAGCCCGCTGGCGCTCCGGCGCCCTGAATACCGCTCACCACGCCGAAACCATCGCCCGGCACGTTGCAGCGGTCCCCGGCAGCGTTCACAGCGCGAACTCCGCAGGATGCCACCGGCTCCTGAAGGAAGGCAGCGCGGTACTGGTCTCCGACGCGGCGGAAATCACAGAACTGCTGGCCAGCTAA